In Rattus norvegicus strain BN/NHsdMcwi chromosome 1, GRCr8, whole genome shotgun sequence, a genomic segment contains:
- the Smok2a gene encoding sperm motility kinase 2A: protein MSFGSKRESERLRSQGSSCTESFCSQYLVLNTIGHGFHAAVKLAVHRLTGTPVAVKMLLKRQQWCQQVTSEVEIMMRINHPNIVSLIQVIDTEKITYLIMELAKGNQLYSHIKEAGHLQEDEARGIFRQLLSAVGYCHEEGIIHRDLKPDNLLVDTKGRIKIIDFGSATQVRPGQKLRTPYGTYAFSAPELLLGKFYEGPKVDVWALGVILYYMTVGKVPFEAASIPLLRRQIVLGTYVVPPGLSEELQDLLSLLLKVNSQQRPTIPDLLTHPWLKIDSEGFPQPCKELIPLRPDPAILRAMQDIGFEAQEVKDSLDQKKFNQSMACYYLLEKQALQECDNPTRPHPCMTPFPTLDYPATSVRGLRSRGSEPRWLGSSSDSQGSDLGQTPSHRLVKRASWPGGLLCRPRQIAPTVELTHRISISDPCFSSVHSRGKKTINTESTEDKSSDSAEVKPVASRPWPKRFRGWLKNIRNGLMNLCCCIPSRKKPPLGHNRVVPQK, encoded by the coding sequence ATGAGCTTCGGGAGCAAACGGGAGTCAGAAAGGCTCCGATCTCAGGGCAGCTCTTGCACAGAGAGTTTCTGCTCTCAATATTTGGTTTTGAATACCATCGGCCATGGTTTCCACGCGGCCGTGAAGTTGGCCGTGCACCGCCTCACAGGTACCCCCGTGGCTGTCAAAATGCTCCTCAAGAGACAACAGTGGTGCCAGCAGGTCACATCTGAGGTAGAAATCATGATGAGGATCAACCACCCAAATATTGTATCTCTCATACAAGTCATTGACACTGAAAAGATAACATACCTCATCATGGAGTTGGCCAAGGGGAACCAGCTTTATTCTCACATCAAAGAGGCTGGCCATCTGCAGGAGGATGAAGCACGGGGCATATTCAGACAATTATTAAGTGCTGTGGGATACTGCCATGAAGAAGGCATTATACACCGGGACCTTAAACCCGATAATCTGTTAGTCGATACCAAGGGAAGAATTAAAATCATTGATTTTGGTTCTGCCACTCAAGTGCGGCCTGGGCAAAAGTTGAGAACGCCCTATGGGACTTAtgcattttctgctcctgagctgTTACTCGGGAAATTTTATGAGGGCCCCAAGGTCGACGTGTGGGCCCTAGGAGTAATTCTGTATTATATGACAGTTGGAAAGGTCCCATTTGAGGCTGCCAGCATACCGCTACTCCGAAGGCAAATTGTGTTAGGGACGTACGTTGTCCCACCTGGCCTGTCAGAAGAGCTACAAGACCTGCTGAGTCTTTTATTGAAAGTGAACTCCCAGCAGAGGCCcacaattcctgatcttttgacTCATCCCTGGCTTAAGATAGACTCAGAGGGGTTCCCACAACCTTGTAAGGAACTcatccccctcaggccagacccagcCATTCTTAGAGCAATGCAGGACATTGGATTTGAAGCCCAAGAGGTTAAAGACTCCCTCgatcagaagaaattcaaccaAAGTATGGCTTGTTATTACCTATTGGAAAAGCAGGCTCTTCAGGAGTGTGACAACCCAACCCGGCCTCATCCATGCATGACCCCATTCCCGACCCTTGATTACCCTGCTACTTCAGTGCGAGGGCTCAGAAGTCGAGGAAGCGAGCCTAGATGGCTCGGGTCATCCTCCGATAGTCAAGGTTCTGACCTCGGCCAGACTCCTAGTCATCGATTAGTCAAGAGGGCCAGTTGGCCTGGCGGTCTTCTCTGCAGGCCACGTCAGATAGCACCCACAGTGGAGCTAACCCACAGAATTTCTATTAGTGACCCCTGCTTTTCTTCAGTGcacagcagaggcaagaagaccaTCAACACTGAAAGCACAGAAGACAAATCCAGTGACTCAGCAGAGGTTAAGCCTGTCGCAAGCAGGCCCTGGCCCAAAAGATTTAGGGGGTGGCTCAAGAACATCCGAAATGGCCTGATGAACCTGTGTTGCTGCATTCCGTCCAGAAAAAAACCTCCCCTGGGGCACAACAGAGTTGTTCCCCAGAAATGA